The Epinephelus lanceolatus isolate andai-2023 chromosome 19, ASM4190304v1, whole genome shotgun sequence DNA segment GcgacacttgaaatgcaatacatcaTTCACGCAAtagggggtagcagagtcaccGGTACGTTCTGTCTCGCCAGtactgctgtagctagctagcactgCTATTTTATTAGAGTGCAGGGCACTAGCACTGTCATTTAAATGGGGGTGTGCCTATACGAATTCGCAAAGTTTTTCCTTCTCACCCGccatatttcatacctgcttcttctgtgaataacaaaaagtggttaatttcaagtacGTCGCTTGCATTATCACCCTTGCTGGCAACGCACAGTATTACAAGCGTCACTGCATCGTGAatcaaaaaaatggacaacacattttgagacgcAAGCACACATCATGGCGATCTGTGCGTCTCAATGTGTCCCAGTGCATTCGCGTCTGCGTGCCTTTGCGTTGACTATGAAACAGCCctaagtctacctgtgaccgactAACTAACTGCCTTGCAAAATGGACTGCAGGCCAGTTTTGGTGAGAGAGGAcaactgtgtccaaaatccagtggcTTTACTACAATATGTGAATTAAAATTTTTTAAACACCTTCACAgcaaaaagtgatgaaaatgaacatgtaattaattagattaattagaatttttttttaaagttgaaaGTCCTGGTGTTGGAATGCAGATTTTTTAAGGTTTGGATATAGCGGGGCTACCTGGatccccttgtttccagtctttactCTAAGCTAAGTTAATCAGCTACTGGCTCTAGCTTCATATTTGGCATGTAGATAAGAGTACTgatcctctcatctaactctcagtaGGAAAGTAAggagcatatttcccaaaacaccaaactattcctttaatgtaaATCTAATTAATGAAGTCAGACCCATTTCAGAAACGTGGTTTGAAGGCTCCCATCATCCTGGTGTGTAATCAAAGTCATGGTTGTTTACTCAGcaaataaaggaaaaataaacactttgatCTCTAATTTTTGTGTCTATAGGGGCAATATATGGACCAAAGTGACTGACTAAAACGAATGTCTtcagtttatttaactttatttaacagGCTGTGCACTTGATCATGATGCCATCAGCCCATTAAGTTGCTGTTATCTGTGGTTATGTGCCTCATAGCTTAGGGTAAGTAGGAGCCTGCTGTACCTACTGGTAGGTTCAGAAGGTCGTTATCAGCATATTAAATGGTGGTTATTTGGTAGGTTTTCGGCTTTGCCTCTCCATTGAGTTTCCTGTTTCCCCTCCTTAGTGTcttatgtttgttttcagtctgtctctgtgtgtttgcaggtcATGGCCTCCTTGACCCCTCCTCCTACCAATTCTGCCAACAGCTGCACACCTGAACCACATCTACAATCAAGCCACTGCAGTATGAGACCCCCGCTCAGACATCCAAACTCTGCCAGATCATTCAATCTGTCTCTGGCCAAGTTTTTTGacactttgtctttttgtactttttggACCTCTATTCACATTCTGTTCTTAGTCTCAGATTCACCACACAAGTCTCAACTGTAACCAGCCATGTCCAGCCTCCTTCTTGTCTTCTGCCTCTGGATTTGGACTACTCTGTCTTCAGCGCCTCTGCCTGCTCTGCTTCGCCATTCCCAGCCCACCTCATATCGCTCAAGCCTTCAGTTTACAGTCTTCAGACTACAATAAACTGCCTTTAACCATTCCCAGTTTCCtggttgtgtttacatgtgagTCCTAAGTTCAGCTGGCACAacattattgtttgttttcactttcaCGTTCCTCAGGTTTACCTGCCaaaatggttaggtttagaaagagATCATCCACCTTCTCCTACATGTGGACTTCCTCACACATGAAAGCCCTTTCTGCACAGTTGTGTACATTGTGAGTGGCCTTTTAaccagcatcttgatatgtcacacctgtcagttGAATGGATTATGGATTATGTAGGCAAAATGCTCACTAGCATGGATTTAAACCAActtgtgaccaaaatttgagagagaAAGCCTTAgatcttttttttcaaatgcgTTGCGTAGTGACCAAGTTGAATTCTGTTTTTGCCACTCTATTCAGAGTTAAGGTTTTACAGGTAATTACGTTGTCACATATTGTTTTGTAATGCTTGTCCAAGCGAAGTGCCTCACAGCAGGACACCAGCGAGAAATGTTAAGAAGTGCAACCCAGCAGGGCAATGAAACAGCAGCTTTATAGCTGgttatataaaaacaaactaaaagggAGATTCATCTAGAAccaaagggaggaaaaaaagtgaaGGAACTCAGCTACAGATGGTTTATAAAACCTGGCCCCGGCAGGGCTTtcgtttttcattttcatctcatcatggaaaaaaattgtctctgtgtgtaaaaatCCAGCAGAGGGGCGACATTTATAAGGCAGAGAATTGCACACAGCCTACAGATATCAACACTTCCTCAGACCAAACAGCTTTATCCTCGTCTCACCAAGAAGCCACTGGCTGAAAGCAGATATTTAATCACGCCCAGATCTGGGCCAGGTTTCTGAAGATGTTTGTAACCAAAGGGGGAGCTTCTTTATCTCTCTGAAGAGGAGCTGGTAGTCCActctcttcatttttttttattttctctgcttaGCCCTCAGAGAAGATggcagagaagagagaggaggttCTGCCATGATTTAACTACAGCAGAATGATTCATCTGGTCCAAAATGAGCTATAAACTTGTGAAAATGATTACAGTGCGTGGAGCCACAACACTGAAATATATAAAAGACATATATTTCGCTTGAAAAATAATAAGACTGAATAAAAGTCAGTAATAAAAAGCTCAGTGACAGCGGGTCACAAGTGctgttcagcaccacagacagcgaCACTCAGCTGGTTTTCTGGAAATCTTGCAACTTCTCAGGTTGTTGACACACATGCAGCATTTACTCTCATCCATTATTTACTGGGATATCCTACTTCTTAAAGTAAGAAGCAAGGAGCTGAAGCTGTTTAGATGACAGTGGGAAGATGATTACATGTGACGATGTTCACATGGCACCACTGAGCAATCAGCTGGCACACCTGGTACCTATTAGCTGCTGTTTCCTGACACCTCCACCTACTGCAGGGATGCACCTATTCCTCCCCACATTCCGGCTCAGATACCTCAACTCAGGGCTGATTATCAAATCATTTCCTGGGAATCTTCctgacattgtttttggtgcgacATCCTGGCACTCGAACACCCATGTCCCTAGGTCATTATTGCAATGTGCAGCCAATGGGAGCGCTCAGAGACATTTCATGCTGTCCCtgaacatgacatgaaacatatgcattatattttaatcattttcagtcagtttccatagtttcactttcagtacCTTACATTTAATTAACCCAGTCCcattctgaagttgtcaaaaagAAAGTGGCTCCTGGCATCAGATACAGACAAAAAGCCGccctttcatgttggcatgatacatggccggTCGCTGTAATGGTTTAACAGTGtccggcggcatcagggggaattgcggtgggacaacaatgaaagttaagggaGCACAAGTCCAAATACGATGAGTTGGAGGGGTGGTCGAAGGGTTTAACAACGATCAACTTTCACTGGGGAGGCCAGTGTTCCCTACACATAACGTTATAAAGcctaaaccctgttcttttttcctaaatccaaccacgtgcttttgttgcctaaactcaaccacatgcatgtgttggcaaaatgaaaccatgtgtgtttgttgttgaaggaaaaaaattcgcagtgttgtactgacgtagtgcgtttattttgaaagagactgtatgtaaactgtaaatttcctgtgaaaacagaagtgtattttgaaagaagacaatgcatgtaacaggcagaactggacacagtgtcccagaacatcaacaacccacccagggtaccttgcatgtcatatttcgacatggaaagtccgtgaccaagcatcaatatgtgacgaggtccgAGTGAGAATGCGTTGATGACAACTTGTAAAAAAGCTACTGGTTGCATCGCAACTAGTGGCATGAGTGTTGTTGGGTTTATGGTCTGTCATCAGTGCTAGCgctgttagctaaagttagcaatTTAGGTGGACAACCCACAACTGCACTTTTCTTGTGTGGCCCTCTATCATTTGCTGGctccacagactgtaaaaaattTTGGAAGTAGCTACtctgacgtcacccattggtttttgGTCTTGTTTTTGAatcctcgagtttggcatttcggctgtcaccatcttatttgttggagccagaagtggccataattgggtgagaggctggcgttgtggaggagcaaggggtggatctgattgagaagctgaggacactcagagcagcccgcccttaaatatgtgtaactttaagccttcatAAAATGTCAGTGGGTGAGTTATAGGAAAATGTATCCCCCTTACAGTTGTCACAAAGggtgaaattagctacagagaccaaaacaattttttgtaccgggctgtaaaatgtttatttctgctgtaatgtcAGGCATACTGGAGGGTCCAACCCCAAGACCTATATGACACCAAACTCCCTGTTCCCCAACCAGTCCCACATGTTTTCCATTGAAAAGCATATTAACCAGACGTGCATTTACCAAACCTGCCAGTTAGTCCTCATCCTTTAAGCCTTTTCTATTTTGAAAGCACTTCTGATAAGCataaatgtcatgtttgtgtggcTGCCCCTTGAGGCAGGTTTGGAAAAAATCACTCACAACAACTGTGGTTCTCATAGATACATCTATACTGTATACACATATACTGTAGATTTGTGTTTGGTTGTCATCGACAGCAGATGCATACATTGTCATCTGCTTTCTGGCCACAGGGGACAGTAATGAGCCCAATATGACTTGGCTTACCACAAAGAGGGAAAGAAGAATCCACAAGAGAAAGCTGTGAGGTTTGTTTGCTTCCAGTGGGTCTCCACCCTGTAATGTCAATGTTGGGTCATGGATAGTTTCTGTGTCCTGAGTTTATTCTGCAGTATGTACTATTTGTGTACAGTATGAAGAGGAGACCAGGGGGCAACTgtaacattttttacattttcatttataaCTCACAGACAACTTGAAATGCActagttatttttttaatattagaaCATACATATGTGCAGTAATAagtaatataattttttttttttttcactaataAGCACAAGTCCACTGTATTACATGTAATGCAAGAGGTCAAAGTATTACAATTGCCCTCTTGGTGGAGGCaataaatgtacttttttatttgaattaagtaaaatatgttatttttcAAACATAAAAGTGTCAAAAAATCTTGTGTGCCAGTGAAAAACACCTATATTAGCATGGGTTAGTCATGCTAATTTCTAACCAATAACCCGAAGATAACATTGATGTGAGCTTTAATTTGCAGACTTTATGACTTAAGACAACTTTCTAACCtcataataattttttttcttccaaaaaaCGTCTGTCAAGGTGAAAATATCCTGCTTCTTTTCCACAGGAAGAGATAGAATCCtactgagcatgtgcagagtAATGGTCATCATCACTCTACCTTGTTTCTGTTTGGGGgaattgagtaagctgcaatgCCCCATGTTACTACTGGCCCCAGTCTCCCCCACTATCAAACAATAATTATAGTAGCTATACTGGTTATAGAGTCTTTCAATAATAATGCACGTTATGTGCTCACCTTCACACAGGTAAAACATGGTCTGTCCTGTCTAAGGTAAGTTTCCACTTAACAGTATTAGAGCCCATCACAGGTAAGTGTCCATTCAACAGTTCAGTGTCCAAGTATCCATTCATCAGTTTTAGTTTCCACGCTACAAACTGCATGCTGCCACACTTCATggtcaaaaaactgtttgtttaccccatcacacacctgctgctcatcaTCTGCACCTTACCTGTAGTACCTGCGTTTTCCTGCTCTAGTGCGCCACCCCGTGTACAAACAACTAAACTGCATCTATTTTACATGAAGTcaaacatgaatcaaaacaaacacaaagaatgtTATTGTGGCTCCAACACTGGTTTTGCAGGTAATACATAAACAGTCTAACAtactttactgttttgtacTGACTGGAAATGATGCAGTATTGAAGTCAGGCAAGTTACTGATTAATTGATTGGTTGATCAATAGGAAATTAGTTGTTAAAGTCATTTACCAAGCAAATAAGATGGCTCCAGCTTTGTAAATGTGAAGACTGTAAATTTGAAACTCATGGGGTGTTGTGCTGTTTTTGAGTGAACCTTCTGAAAGAGAACCTTGGGTGAGTTAGTAGTGGTGTCTTACTCAAGATCAGACTGCTGCCAATGGGTGTTATGATGCTCAAACTCGACACTCTAGAAGCTGCAACCTCAAAGTTTAGATacaggaatgaaaaaaaaaagacaaaacaggagccTCTGGTTAATCCTTTATACATTCTCAACATATACTTCTGTAGAAAACAAtgtatttacatatttacaggcatgttttttttacagtacatacagcatttacatataaatatagAGTGATTTTCAGCATTAAAGTCAGTGCTGTACAAACTGTATTTGCAGAACGACAACATTGTCGCAGCTGAGCACAAATAAAATTCAGGTAACATTTCATCATgttcagtctgacattttgctCCTGGTTTTCATTTCTTGTTAATAAGTGAGATGTTTTCTACccccccaaagacatgcaagaaaaagtACATTTCCAAGTGTTACAAGTAGCTGGGAGGcataaaatcaaaataacaCTTTTTGGACAGAAGACAGACATGCGTGTGTCCTGCACACTAAATGAGTGAGATGTTGCCTGTCAAAAGACTGAAGACGTTGCTGCTCTTTCATTCATGACTTTAACACTTGAGGTTCAGTGTAACGTGTCTGTTTTGGGGTGACGGTGATTTTGTCCTTATCTGGTCAGGTTCGAATCGTATTGGGGCACATGATGGAAGAAAAGGGACAATGGGTCtctcccaatacccacactgtATCACTGAAGAAAGCTGTCAGCTCACCAAGCACCACtgtgctagctaacattacagctatTGCAATTAATGTGCCTTTCGTCCATGCGTGGTGATACggtgctcacaacaaggtgtgtggattatcttgaataaccaggtcatgatttcttgacagagacattgctgttgagttttgcaaaatgtatctttttggcactttgagcacaacaagccgagtgccatctagttccactttattccagagaaggcagacatctctacagcttaTATCTCGAAcattcggcaactcacaccaaaacaatcttgactgataaatagcactacaggtaacaggcaaaatatgtatttttcattttggggtgaactgtccctttaagtcccTCCTTTTGGCAGTTGAAAATATATCACACAAGCCGGGCATTGGGACAGACCCAAAGAAAACGCAGGTGACAGAGACAGATTCCCAGGATCCCCACATGAAGCTGGATTGAATATTTCTCATTTGGTGTAACAGCGCCCCTCTGTGGACAAAATATGCCACACTGATCCTTGGATTGTGCTTCACAGCAAATCTCTATAGTTTGCATAAAGCAGCAGGAATGTTTCAAAAACACAGCAGGCATCCAATAAATCCAGATTTCTGTTCAATTAGAGagtttgctgtgtttttaaaatgagtttATCTGTGTCATAACTAAAATATTCCCTTAATAACTAAGGTGTATTTACAGTGACCTATGTTTTCTGTACACAGAAGAGGATAGGCATGGCTTGCTTTGTTAAGATAAGAGTCTAGTTTGTCttaaaataagttaaataaTGTTCCATTAACTGGTGATTGCTGATATTTTTTCTCCTCATAATACCTGGTGTCCTCACAGTCAGAGTTACTGTCCTTATTGTCTCACATGAAGCCTTATGGTGCATTTTGCTGCAACACTGGTTGAATAACGATCTGTCTTCCACTGAACAATGAGAGGTACGATCTCTTCTTATATCGTAACAGTTTTTCAATCCATCTGAGTGAGTTTATCTCCGCATGCGTCGATGGGGATGGATTTCACCTGCAGAGACGCCCTGACTCTCCACTCTTCTTGAGTTTCAGTTGTATTCTGTGAGTTGCCCATTTGTCAAATGCTCACTGTCTTTGTGTAGGGCTTCTGCAGGCAGAGCGAGCCGTGGTGAGGAAGAGGATGGCTGTAGTAGTGttcaatcacagctgacagagacGGGAAGGTGATTTCATTGTCCAGGAACACGGTGTCGTTCTGCCAAAACAGACATAGCGAACAGGAGACTGTAAATTTTACATTGTCGTTAAACCTAATCTCTACACAtaaacatatgtatatatatatatatatatatatatatatatatatgtagtcaAAATacgacagagagacacaggactCTTACCTCTTCAAATAGTCTGTAGTTTCTGGCTTTGCCGATACTGACATCCCACACCACCAGCACCTGGGCAACAccaaaataatttcatttttatttcatttcatttcctttttgAGTCATAAATACATAGAGACACTAGTTTCTGTGGTGGAGGACACCAGAGCAGCTTTTGTGTTTTACCTTCGATGTCTTGGTTCCTGAGTTTCTGATGCCGTACAGTCCGTCCTGAGGAGGGCTGGCGCTCTCTTTGAACAGTCTGCAAGTACAAACAACACAGGTTACGCTTTATCAACAGATAAGCTTAACATTGTGTCTCTTATTTCACTGTTGTTATTGGTAtgcaaataacaaaaaaagattaaacAAGAATACATGTATGACTACGAAATAATCATTTCATAAAACACAATGCAAACAAAATAATTGCCTGAAAGAACCACTAGAGAGCAGACATGCTCTGTAAAGCAGCACAGCTGTGGCCtgaagaaaatatatttaagttTACAGCTCTGTCTTACTTTTCTACGAAGCTGGTTTCAGTTGTATCAATGAACACAGAGTCTGGCAGCTGCACCTGCAGATAGAAACACCTGGTTAGACACAATCTGTTTATGAGAGCAGGGATTtacaaacttttccatgacaaaGTCCCCTCAGTAGCAATAGCAGTGTCACGCAAGCATAGAGTGTTAAAGACATAAAGCATTCCTGGAATTTAAGCCCATGTTGCATGGATAGATGTTTAACGTATTGATTACTTAAAATTGTCATCTCTCATTTTGAAATCAAGCCATGCATTGGactgtttctttctctccaccATGACTCCTTCTTGTTGCAACTTTACAGCAACAAGCGTGGTTGCAGGAGTTTGATGTCATTGTTTGGCATCGTGCAACTTtcagaaaaacatgaaaaaacttGACAGGCTCAGGCATATGATTCTCCTGGATCCGAAAATTTGGGGCCAGTTCTTGACTGGAAGCAGATCTAGATTCTCAGTGTTTCAGCGGCCTACAGTAAAGGTCAGTTTCAGTTGTCACGTCACTGTCAGTCTCTCTTACGTTTTCATAGTCGTCATCGGACTCGTCTCCTCCGCTGTGTTTGGCCGGGTCTCGTTTCCTCCTGAAGTCTGCCGGCGTCTCTTCTCCCAGTGAACGGAAGCTCTGGCCATCTGGAGATGCTCTTCTGGGGGGAAAGCCATGTTAGTGAGGTAGCTTCAACCAGATACATTTGTTAGAGCCAGTTCTAGCAAGTCCTAGTTTCCTATTATTTTTTGAGTCACCTTCATGCACCACCTGACGTGGTAGCTTGGGAACCTTTGATTAAAGGCAGGTGTGCTGAAGCGAGTGTGGAACGTGGGAGACGCCACAGGGTTACAGTGTTTGACCGTCCTTTTTTTGGTTAATCTAATTGTTTGATGAAGTCATTTAATACCCCATTGATTCgaactttgtttttgtgaagGCCTGTTTTTTTGAGGaatgtttttttggggagttttttttGAACGCGATAGTCAAACAATCAGTTCATAGCATCATCTTGTAACTCTCCATACATCctgcaaatcagtcaactcTAAAACCAACCGAAGCACCCTGGATCATCAAACAGTGAGTGAAGCTAAACCAAAGACAGTGTGTTCATCATATCTTCCGTTATGGCGTCTGTGGGCGGCTatttttgaactttttttttgtgttatttcagaAGACAGTTTAAtggatgttttgtgtgtttgaactTACTGAAGTGGGGTTCCTGGCTGCTTGGACTTGGCTGTAAGCAGCGGGGGTTTGACTGTTGGCGGAGGAGGTTTGGGTATCGCTGGCTTATTGTGTAGTCCAGCTTTAAGTACAGGAGAGAGCGAAGCGTGGCCAGGCAGCGGTGGGTGACTGGAGGGCTTCTGGTTGGGGGACAGGGAGTCTGATGTCATAGGTCTGAGGTTGGACCCTCCAGTAATGGAATGGGGAGGTAGGCTCGGCTTGCTGCGATGGTTACtcatcaccacctggtggttgTTGCCCAACGATTTGCTCACTCCAACATTAAGGGCAGAGTGGGAGGGACCATTTAGGACCATCCTGGTCTCTAATTGGTCGCAGATAGGCAGAGTGGCGGGGGATTGGACAGACATGGCCGGCAGAGGCCTCCAGTCTCTCTTGTCGTTCCCAGGCCCCCCCACAGATGCCACCCTGCTCTGAAGAGTTCTTTTTGCgttggggggaggaggaggtggaggactggGAGACACAGACATGGACTTGGGCAGGTGGGGGGcaaaggggagaggaggaggcggGCCTTTGTGGGGGTCCTTCAGTATGGAGGGAGGAGGTACAGAGGgtgggggttttttggggagcgGGCTGGTTTGGATTCTGTGTAACGGTGGGACAGGAGGAGGCGGGCCTTTGTGGAAAGCCGGAGCGGAGTCTTGACGGAGCTGGAACGGCACTGGGGGAGGAGGGTAGGAAGGGGGCGGCCCGGTGGGTCGACCTGAAGAGGTAAAAACAGAGGAAGACATCAGACTGGTGTCTTGTTTGGTTAAAGCTTCTTTGTTAATGTTTTTCCCTACATGTGACTTGCTCtattattttctgtcacattgacgctgaaacacattttgagttTTATACACTACACTAACGATATCAGTGTTGTTTTAGTACTCCAAATATTAACCAATATATGTTGCTTTACATAATGATTGCCACCCAGTCATGATTTTGAGCCTTGGCCTTTAAAGGTTGCAGTACGATAGCcacaaagaaaattaaatttgattttaattttattgcttttttataAGATACATTCCCAAAATTCCTGggggtttttaaaaaacagaaactgaaaaTTACAAGCTCCACTATATCATCCAAAACATCTAGTGTGAGTGCCCTTAGAGTTGCAGTTCCCCTAATTGTCTCCTGCTTCCTTTAACCAAATTATTCTCCTTTATCTGCTGCTTTCACATCAGTGTCTGTTTGACTTCCAGGAACTCAGTTTATATAAGAAGTTTAGCAGGGTCTCTGGATTTGACCTTTGATCTAATTACTATCGGTTCTGATTCCAGTGATGTGACAGATGAAGTCAgatggtgtgagtgtgtgtgtgttgcaggtggCGTCACCTGTAGATGTCGGTGAACAATCTCCGTCTGGCTTCAGGTAGTCTtcctcatcgtcatcatcatcatcttctacATAATCTACACACAGAAAGAAGAGACACCACAATTTAATAACACACAGGTATAATGTGTAAGTTACATGTATGCGTTCGTCATGCCGGTCTTACCATCATCTGCGTTATCAACAGGGTGTTTAATTTCCATGGGCCTCTCAATGGTGCCGTAGAAACTGTCTGCATCTGAATCTGAGTCACTATGGCAACAAGGAAAATGTTATAGTGAATACATAATATTGAGAAAAACACTGGAACATCAATTCAACATTATGATTGCTGCCACCATGAATCTATTTACAAAATATGACACACAGTTTTACAGCTAGCCAACAGCGATCATGTCATTTAAAAGCTTTTGGGCTCCTGTGGTTTTATATTTGACCCATCTGATGAGACTCTTGCAGCCATTAGTGCTTGTTAGGCAATAAGTAAATGGAAAATGTCAGCATCATATACTAGCACTACAAAAAAGTTTAAGTTACACCACTTTTGTCATATCACAAAAAACTTTGTACAAAGTTATTTTAGATAAGCCTCGGGAAGGAAACCAGACTTTGTGTTCACGGGTAAACTAATTTCCTGCGTGGCACAGATACTCTATAATGGAGAGCTATTAAAAAAGCTGCTAATGTCCCAGGTTCCAATAACAGTATGTGttttgaggtaaaaaaaaaaaaacctccaggCTGGAAGCTTAGTAATCAAAACAAGAGGCCATTTTAATTTCCAGCTTAAATTACAAATTAGCCTGCAGACTTCATTTGAAATGCCATTAGTCAGCTTGGAAAAAGTTGCACTGGGCCCACAATGATTAGTTTGCAAGGTTCTCACGCAAACATTTAAAGTGACTGAGGTCACACTGATAACGGCGGTGAAGCCTTTAACACAGCctttaacaacatttttttttttcagttaattCGTGCTTAATTTTGTGCTGCATATCAGCCTATTTTCATTTCCGGGAATCAAATAATGCTGCTTGTCATGTCCTATggaagtggttcccaactggtccagccacgagGTCCAGATTGCatcttagtcattagttcaaagtCCACACAATTTCTTACactcagtgtcatacttgtgtttgctgtctctgtcaagtagctgtctatTAGTTGTtcactctacaacaggaaatggcactttaaaataaaagccctgCGCCAAAAATTGACCACACTTAAAAATaaggtgtgttttttacaaacttgacacatttgcacgtcacctgcggtccattcagaaaggacccacgacccacttttggaacatgacccaccagttgggaaccacagcCCTATGGCATGTGATATCGAACCATCCTTCCACCTCtttatgagatgcaccaggTTTTAAACTAACTCCAAAATCTGCAGCGATACCTGACGCTGAGaacaaaactggactttcaTTCAGGAGATCgcagtttgtgtcctgtgtgaaaccacaaGGTCATCATGGTTCTAACATAAGGTTAC contains these protein-coding regions:
- the sh3bp2 gene encoding SH3 domain-binding protein 2 isoform X2; its protein translation is MDLLPALASTVLTSTVSLLRESAAVQSINRRLSRRTMSSPEMCWPVPMRAIGAQNLLTMPGGVSTSGYLHKKGGSQFSLMKWPLRYIIIHKGCVYYFKSSTSPAPQGAFSLNGYNRVMRAAEETTSSNVFPFKIVHFSKKHRTWFFSAASEDERRKWMRYLRREIDHYNDRKDSHIPSDSDSDADSFYGTIERPMEIKHPVDNADDDYVEDDDDDDEEDYLKPDGDCSPTSTGRPTGPPPSYPPPPVPFQLRQDSAPAFHKGPPPPVPPLHRIQTSPLPKKPPPSVPPPSILKDPHKGPPPPLPFAPHLPKSMSVSPSPPPPPPPNAKRTLQSRVASVGGPGNDKRDWRPLPAMSVQSPATLPICDQLETRMVLNGPSHSALNVGVSKSLGNNHQVVMSNHRSKPSLPPHSITGGSNLRPMTSDSLSPNQKPSSHPPLPGHASLSPVLKAGLHNKPAIPKPPPPTVKPPLLTAKSKQPGTPLQRASPDGQSFRSLGEETPADFRRKRDPAKHSGGDESDDDYENVQLPDSVFIDTTETSFVEKLFKESASPPQDGLYGIRNSGTKTSKVLVVWDVSIGKARNYRLFEENDTVFLDNEITFPSLSAVIEHYYSHPLPHHGSLCLQKPYTKTVSI